A single window of Sneathiella limimaris DNA harbors:
- the tig gene encoding trigger factor, with product MQVTQTSSEGLKRDFTVVVEAAEIEGKITDKLVEVGGQVRLPGFRPGKVPMSILRQRFGKSVLGEVLEGTVNEASQSVLEENDLRPAQQPKIEITRFDDGQDLEFTIELEVMPDFEPGDFSKLKLEKQVAEVEDAKVDEALTQIAGSQKNFKKVARNRKAKEGDAVLIDFVGKVDGEAFEGGSAEGHQLELGSNQFIPGFEEQLVGAKGGDEVAVKVTFPENYGAEHLAGKDAVFDVTVHEVQEAADVEIDDEFAKKLGLEDLATLKDNIRSRIQEDYDQLSRQTLKRSMLDALADMHDFDVPPGMAEAEFNSIWEQFQQELERSGEKLEDQDQSEEELKAEYQTIAERRVRLGLLLAEVGRINNIDVSNEEVQQAMMAQARNYPGQEQQVFQMFQQNPEMQNSLRAPIFEDKVVDFIAELATVSEKKVSFEELTADPDEQEKPKAKKKAAPKKKAAPKKAAADKDEGEKKPAAKKKAAPKKTAAKKTEK from the coding sequence ATGCAGGTTACTCAAACTAGCTCTGAAGGGCTGAAACGGGATTTCACAGTCGTAGTTGAAGCGGCAGAAATTGAAGGCAAAATCACAGACAAACTGGTTGAAGTAGGTGGTCAGGTCCGTCTTCCCGGTTTCCGTCCTGGTAAAGTTCCAATGTCCATTTTGCGCCAGCGTTTTGGTAAAAGCGTGCTGGGTGAAGTTCTGGAAGGAACTGTAAACGAAGCTAGCCAGTCTGTATTGGAAGAAAATGATCTTCGTCCAGCTCAGCAGCCAAAAATTGAAATCACAAGATTTGATGATGGCCAGGATCTGGAATTCACAATTGAATTAGAAGTGATGCCAGACTTTGAGCCAGGTGATTTTTCAAAGTTGAAGCTTGAGAAACAGGTTGCTGAAGTTGAGGATGCCAAAGTTGATGAAGCTTTGACGCAAATTGCGGGCTCCCAGAAGAACTTCAAGAAAGTTGCCCGTAACCGTAAAGCCAAAGAAGGTGATGCGGTTCTTATCGACTTTGTCGGTAAAGTCGATGGTGAGGCTTTTGAAGGCGGCTCTGCCGAAGGTCATCAGCTGGAGCTGGGCTCAAACCAGTTTATCCCAGGCTTTGAAGAGCAACTCGTTGGCGCCAAGGGCGGTGACGAGGTTGCAGTTAAAGTGACTTTCCCTGAAAACTATGGCGCAGAACATCTCGCTGGCAAAGATGCTGTGTTTGATGTGACGGTCCATGAAGTGCAGGAAGCTGCAGACGTCGAGATTGACGATGAGTTTGCGAAAAAGCTGGGCCTTGAAGATCTTGCTACACTGAAAGACAACATTCGCAGCCGGATCCAGGAAGATTACGATCAGCTCTCTCGCCAGACACTAAAGCGGAGCATGCTGGATGCGCTTGCAGATATGCATGATTTCGATGTACCTCCTGGAATGGCTGAAGCAGAATTCAACAGCATCTGGGAACAGTTCCAGCAGGAGCTAGAGCGGTCAGGTGAAAAGCTTGAGGATCAGGATCAGTCTGAAGAAGAACTGAAAGCTGAATATCAGACAATTGCTGAGCGTCGTGTTCGCCTCGGTTTGTTGCTGGCTGAAGTTGGACGCATCAATAATATCGATGTGAGCAATGAAGAAGTGCAGCAGGCGATGATGGCTCAGGCTCGCAACTACCCAGGTCAGGAGCAGCAGGTCTTCCAGATGTTCCAGCAGAACCCGGAAATGCAGAACTCGCTGAGAGCGCCAATCTTCGAAGACAAGGTTGTCGACTTTATTGCTGAACTGGCAACAGTTAGCGAGAAGAAGGTTTCTTTCGAAGAACTGACAGCTGATCCAGACGAGCAGGAAAAGCCAAAAGCGAAGAAAAAAGCAGCGCCTAAGAAGAAGGCCGCTCCTAAGAAAGCAGCCGCTGATAAGGACGAGGGTGAGAAAAAGCCTGCAGCTAAAAAGAAAGCAGCTCCTAAGAAAACAGCAGCGAAAAAGACTGAAAAATAA
- the clpP gene encoding ATP-dependent Clp endopeptidase proteolytic subunit ClpP produces the protein MADVIDTYMNTLIPMVVEQTARGERSYDIYSRLLKERIIFVTGQVHDGMASLITAQLLFLEAENPNKPINMYINSPGGVVTSGLAMYDTMQYIKPEISTVCIGQAASMGSFLLTAGSKGQRFALPNARVMIHQPSGGAQGQATDIEIQAREILKIRARLNDLYVQHTGQPLDVIERSMERDNFMTAEEAKEFGLIDEVVEKRVGPVEKPADSE, from the coding sequence ATGGCTGATGTGATTGATACGTATATGAATACCCTGATCCCGATGGTTGTCGAGCAGACTGCCCGGGGGGAGCGTTCATATGACATTTACTCACGTTTGTTGAAAGAGAGAATTATATTCGTAACAGGGCAGGTCCATGATGGAATGGCTAGCCTAATTACAGCTCAGCTCCTGTTCCTGGAAGCCGAAAACCCAAACAAGCCGATCAATATGTACATCAACTCACCTGGCGGTGTGGTGACATCTGGTCTTGCCATGTATGATACCATGCAATACATCAAGCCAGAAATTTCAACGGTGTGTATCGGACAAGCAGCCTCTATGGGCTCTTTCTTGTTGACCGCAGGTTCTAAAGGGCAACGATTTGCGCTTCCAAATGCGCGGGTGATGATCCATCAGCCTTCTGGTGGTGCTCAGGGACAAGCGACAGACATTGAAATTCAAGCTCGGGAAATTCTGAAAATTCGGGCGCGACTCAATGATCTATATGTCCAGCATACAGGACAACCTCTCGATGTGATCGAACGGTCTATGGAGCGGGATAATTTCATGACAGCCGAAGAAGCAAAAGAATTTGGGCTGATTGATGAAGTTGTTGAAAAACGGGTAGGTCCTGTTGAAAAGCCTGCTGATAGCGAATAA